The following proteins come from a genomic window of Brachyhypopomus gauderio isolate BG-103 unplaced genomic scaffold, BGAUD_0.2 sc44, whole genome shotgun sequence:
- the LOC143486083 gene encoding uncharacterized protein LOC143486083 isoform X1 — protein sequence MRCSRYLQFSSLVCQHDVPRTKLNWAELCCAVCSCVIVQGCLMMSLRTTLLPLTLITLISTLGESGNKWSMKYSQDMICALKGTTVFMNGTYTHPHSVTVTEAFWYIDPVKGGDTTSLLNLPEYSNRVQFYNDTQQHFSLRLTNVTKEDEHQYCFRVETHTANERWAGIPGINLKVTDLHVDTSQAVIEGNTTDLTCTTTCSLTNRPTFIWYKNGHPLSSSTNSLHLQSVSSEDAGSYRCAVRGYEHLPSLHQTLTVTYPPKNVSVSISPSGEIVENSSVTLSCSSDANPPVLNYTWFKEGGTSPVGSGQSYSITNIIAEHTGLYYCVAQNEHGALNGTVTITVKIVSGFPCAALGAAAGAGCVVLIVFSIFLIRYKRRVTSIEDSLQSQTHGALTDEPKTEDIYANLGAAAVASTVTLHTDTEYASIRCQQSPAANTTNCETVENLSVIYSLVKIKD from the exons ATGAGATGCTCCCGTTACTTACAGTTCTCCAGTCTAGTCTGCCAGCACGATGTCCCTCGTACG AAGCTGAACTGGGCTGAActctgctgtgctgtgtgctcttgTGTGATTGTGCAGGGATGTTTAATGATGTCACTCAGAACAACTCTACTACCTCTCACTCTGATCACTCTGATCAGCACTCTGG GAGAATCTGGCAACAAATGGAGTATGAAATACAGCCAAGACATGATATGTGCTTTAAAGGGGACTACTGTGTTTATGAATGGGACTTATACTCACCCACACAGTGTTACAGTGACTGAGGCTTTCTGGTATATAGACCCAGTTAAGGGTGGGGATACCACTTCTCTGCTTAATCTTCCTGAGTACTCAAACAGGGTTCAGTTCTACAATGATACACAGCAGCACTTCTCCCTCAGACTGACTAATGTAACAAAGGAGGATGAACACCAGTACTGCTTCAGAgttgaaacacacacagccaatgaGAGATGGGCGGGTATCCCTGGAATAAACCTGAAAGTTACAG ACCTGCATGTGGACACCAGTCAAGCAGTAATAGAGGGAAACACCACCGATCTGACATGTACAACCACCTGCAGTCTGACTAACAGACCAACATTCATCTGGTACAAAAATGGACATCCTTTATCCTCCAGTACAAACTCACTACACCTGCAGTCAGTCAGCAGTGAGGATGCAGGCAGTTATAGATGTGCTGTAAGAGGATATGAACATCTCCCCTCTCTACATCAAACTCTCACTGTCACAT ATCCTCCAAAGAATGTGTCGGTGTCCATCAGTCCCTCTGGTGAAATAGTGGAGAACAGTTCAGTGACTCTGAGCTGCAGCAGTGATGCCAACCCACCTGTGCTGAACTACACCTGGTTTAAAGAAGGAGGAACCTCACCTGTAGGATCTGGACAGAGTTACAGCATCACTAACATCATTGCTGAACACACTGGACTGTACTACTGTGTAGCTCAGAATGAACATGGAGCTCTCAATGGAACTGTGACCATCACTGTTAAGA TTGTTTCAGGGTTtccatgtgcagctctgggtGCAGCTGCTGGAGCTGGATGTGTAGTACTCAttgttttcagtattttcctTATAAG ATACAAGAGAAGAGTTACTAGCATTGAAGACTCCCTACAAAGCCAGACACATGGAGCATTAACCGATGAACCAAAAACA GAAGATATTTATGCAAATCTTGGGGCAGCAGCTGTAGCCAGTACtgtcacactgcacacagataCTGAATATGCCAGCATCAGGTGTCAACAGTCACCTGCTGCTAACac AACAAATTGTGAAACAGTGGAGAATCTATCAGTCATCTACAGCcttgtcaaaataaaagattga
- the LOC143486083 gene encoding B-cell receptor CD22-like isoform X2: MRCSRYLQFSSLVCQHDVPRTGCLMMSLRTTLLPLTLITLISTLGESGNKWSMKYSQDMICALKGTTVFMNGTYTHPHSVTVTEAFWYIDPVKGGDTTSLLNLPEYSNRVQFYNDTQQHFSLRLTNVTKEDEHQYCFRVETHTANERWAGIPGINLKVTDLHVDTSQAVIEGNTTDLTCTTTCSLTNRPTFIWYKNGHPLSSSTNSLHLQSVSSEDAGSYRCAVRGYEHLPSLHQTLTVTYPPKNVSVSISPSGEIVENSSVTLSCSSDANPPVLNYTWFKEGGTSPVGSGQSYSITNIIAEHTGLYYCVAQNEHGALNGTVTITVKIVSGFPCAALGAAAGAGCVVLIVFSIFLIRYKRRVTSIEDSLQSQTHGALTDEPKTEDIYANLGAAAVASTVTLHTDTEYASIRCQQSPAANTRLDTGTWGMVWLAGGCADAGVG, from the exons ATGAGATGCTCCCGTTACTTACAGTTCTCCAGTCTAGTCTGCCAGCACGATGTCCCTCGTACG GGATGTTTAATGATGTCACTCAGAACAACTCTACTACCTCTCACTCTGATCACTCTGATCAGCACTCTGG GAGAATCTGGCAACAAATGGAGTATGAAATACAGCCAAGACATGATATGTGCTTTAAAGGGGACTACTGTGTTTATGAATGGGACTTATACTCACCCACACAGTGTTACAGTGACTGAGGCTTTCTGGTATATAGACCCAGTTAAGGGTGGGGATACCACTTCTCTGCTTAATCTTCCTGAGTACTCAAACAGGGTTCAGTTCTACAATGATACACAGCAGCACTTCTCCCTCAGACTGACTAATGTAACAAAGGAGGATGAACACCAGTACTGCTTCAGAgttgaaacacacacagccaatgaGAGATGGGCGGGTATCCCTGGAATAAACCTGAAAGTTACAG ACCTGCATGTGGACACCAGTCAAGCAGTAATAGAGGGAAACACCACCGATCTGACATGTACAACCACCTGCAGTCTGACTAACAGACCAACATTCATCTGGTACAAAAATGGACATCCTTTATCCTCCAGTACAAACTCACTACACCTGCAGTCAGTCAGCAGTGAGGATGCAGGCAGTTATAGATGTGCTGTAAGAGGATATGAACATCTCCCCTCTCTACATCAAACTCTCACTGTCACAT ATCCTCCAAAGAATGTGTCGGTGTCCATCAGTCCCTCTGGTGAAATAGTGGAGAACAGTTCAGTGACTCTGAGCTGCAGCAGTGATGCCAACCCACCTGTGCTGAACTACACCTGGTTTAAAGAAGGAGGAACCTCACCTGTAGGATCTGGACAGAGTTACAGCATCACTAACATCATTGCTGAACACACTGGACTGTACTACTGTGTAGCTCAGAATGAACATGGAGCTCTCAATGGAACTGTGACCATCACTGTTAAGA TTGTTTCAGGGTTtccatgtgcagctctgggtGCAGCTGCTGGAGCTGGATGTGTAGTACTCAttgttttcagtattttcctTATAAG ATACAAGAGAAGAGTTACTAGCATTGAAGACTCCCTACAAAGCCAGACACATGGAGCATTAACCGATGAACCAAAAACA GAAGATATTTATGCAAATCTTGGGGCAGCAGCTGTAGCCAGTACtgtcacactgcacacagataCTGAATATGCCAGCATCAGGTGTCAACAGTCACCTGCTGCTAACac